A window from Triticum aestivum cultivar Chinese Spring chromosome 6D, IWGSC CS RefSeq v2.1, whole genome shotgun sequence encodes these proteins:
- the LOC123141767 gene encoding probable peroxygenase 5 → MGAGQRMASPPAAVAVPLLLLFVVPFWSRVASADGGAPAWTTALQKHVAFFDADSDGIVSFSETERGLRAIGLGAAEATVKATLINGVIGPKTRPENATTSKFSIYIENIHQGIHGSDSGSYDAQGRFVPAKFNEIFTKHAKVEPNAVNESELEAMRIANREDGDDIGRAASKAEWDLLHSLAKDKDGFLQKDNARTVFDDSLFVQLAKKGE, encoded by the exons ATGGGCGCCGGCCAGCGTATGGCGTCTCCGCCTGCGGCGGTGGCCGTGCCTCTCCTGCTTCTGTTCGTCGTGCCCTTCT GGAGCCGTGTGGCgtcggcggacggcggcgctccggCCTGGACGACGGCGCTGCAGAAGCACGTGGCGTTCTTCGACGCCGACAGCGACGGCATCGTCTCCTTCTCCGAGACAGAGCGAG GGCTTCGCGCCATCGGTCTCGGAGCTGCCGAGGCCACCGTCAAGGCAACCTTGATCAACGGAGTCATCGGACCCAAGACCAGACCT GAAAATGCTACGACGTCAAAGTTCTCAATCTACATAGAGAACATCCATCAAGGGATCCACGGAAGTGACAGCGGCTCGTACGATGCTCAAGGAAG GTTTGTCCCTGCCAAGTTCAACGAGATATTcaccaagcatgccaaggtcgAACCGAACGCTGTGAACGAGAGCGAGCTGGAGGCGATGCGCATCGCGAACAGGGAGGACGGCGACGACATAGGAAG GGCGGCGTCGAAGGCGGAGTGGGACTTGCTGCACAGCCTCGCCAAGGACAAGGACGGCTTCCTTCAGAAGGACAACGCGCGCACCGTCTTCGACGACAGCCTCTTCGTTCAGCTGGCAAAAAAGGGCGAGTAG